A window of Pirellulales bacterium contains these coding sequences:
- a CDS encoding TIM barrel protein — translation MNGNPQVIVSGFGDEAALHKTAVEQFSAFAALGLQYHSLRFIDVGRGVKNVMKLTTAEIQKVRHLEDEYDLSVSSIGSPIGKVKLLDVDDGTQNAYVPFAKYLAKDVARACQLAHAFETKLIRGFSFYHPRGTDPRPHVPQVVEQVGQIVEACHRSDLTFGLEVEANLVGQNGLILAEIHRQVNHPALVLVFDAGNLITQGFTPREVFEHYQAMKPGIGWMHIKDYRHPRTGRRKKHLDEEALRHFVPADVGQSAHDAILRDFRGTIPTLEKRLRRRGIPGVFLELEPHVKGGGQFGGTSGPDGMGVALRGLLRVLDFVGVGYHLRDFDDVLATSMR, via the coding sequence ATGAACGGCAATCCTCAGGTGATCGTCAGCGGCTTCGGCGACGAGGCGGCGCTGCACAAGACGGCGGTCGAGCAGTTTTCCGCGTTCGCCGCGCTGGGGCTGCAATACCACAGCTTGCGGTTCATCGACGTGGGACGCGGCGTCAAGAATGTGATGAAGCTCACCACGGCCGAGATTCAGAAGGTCCGTCACCTCGAGGACGAATACGATCTGAGCGTTTCCTCGATCGGCTCGCCGATCGGCAAGGTGAAGCTGCTCGACGTGGATGACGGCACGCAGAACGCCTATGTGCCATTCGCGAAGTATCTGGCCAAGGACGTGGCCCGAGCTTGCCAGTTGGCCCATGCCTTCGAGACGAAGCTGATCCGCGGGTTTTCGTTTTACCATCCGCGCGGGACCGATCCGCGGCCGCACGTGCCGCAAGTGGTCGAGCAGGTCGGGCAGATCGTCGAGGCCTGTCACCGCTCCGACCTTACCTTCGGCTTGGAGGTCGAGGCAAACCTGGTCGGGCAGAACGGGCTGATTCTGGCAGAGATCCACCGGCAGGTGAACCATCCGGCGCTGGTGCTGGTGTTCGACGCCGGGAACCTGATCACGCAGGGCTTCACGCCGCGCGAGGTGTTCGAGCATTATCAGGCCATGAAACCGGGAATCGGCTGGATGCACATCAAAGACTATCGCCATCCGCGGACCGGCCGCCGCAAGAAGCACCTCGACGAAGAAGCGCTGCGGCACTTCGTTCCGGCCGACGTGGGACAAAGCGCACACGACGCGATCCTGCGCGATTTCCGCGGAACGATCCCCACGCTCGAAAAGCGGCTGCGGCGCCGGGGGATTCCGGGAGTGTTCCTCGAGCTGGAGCCGCACGTCAAAGGGGGCGGCCAATTCGGCGGCACGAGCGGACCGGACGGCATGGGAGTCGCCCTGCGCGGGCTACTCCGCGTGCTCGACTTCGTCGGCGTCGGTTACCATCTCCGCGACTTCGACGACGTGCTGGCGACGAGCATGAGATGA
- a CDS encoding calmodulin-binding protein: protein MIRRTILALCCAAGFCCAASAQPAKAQDPAFGRQWGNTYGVQDWERFYHYPYVYYPQNFWGAEYYRSSNSLYYRYPPEMQIPVYNKQWHNMYPTGTKYHMGHQFILDTF, encoded by the coding sequence ATGATTCGCCGAACCATTCTCGCGCTGTGCTGCGCCGCGGGATTCTGCTGCGCAGCCTCCGCCCAGCCCGCCAAGGCCCAAGACCCGGCCTTCGGCCGCCAATGGGGCAACACCTACGGGGTCCAAGACTGGGAGCGGTTTTACCACTACCCTTATGTCTATTACCCGCAGAATTTCTGGGGCGCGGAATATTACCGCAGCTCCAACAGCCTCTACTACCGGTACCCGCCAGAAATGCAAATCCCGGTCTACAACAAGCAATGGCACAACATGTACCCGACCGGGACGAAGTACCACATGGGGCACCAGTTCATCCTCGACACGTTCTAG